One genomic segment of Amycolatopsis sp. Hca4 includes these proteins:
- a CDS encoding GNAT family N-acetyltransferase has protein sequence MIREARGGDWASIWPIIHDVVTEQRTFPYDPAMSEQDARRMWLLAPPARVVVALDGDRVTGTANMYANRPGPGSHVASGSLMVAREARGAGVGRALTIDLIEWARRSGFAAIQFNAVVDVNTAAVRLYESLGFVTLGTAPGAFRHPDAGAVGLRIMWLDLR, from the coding sequence GTGATCCGCGAAGCCCGTGGCGGCGACTGGGCGTCGATCTGGCCGATCATCCACGACGTCGTCACCGAGCAGCGGACGTTCCCCTACGACCCGGCGATGAGCGAGCAGGACGCGCGCCGGATGTGGCTGCTCGCGCCACCCGCCCGGGTGGTCGTCGCACTCGACGGCGACCGCGTGACGGGCACGGCGAACATGTACGCCAACCGGCCGGGGCCCGGCAGCCACGTCGCTTCCGGCAGCTTGATGGTGGCGAGGGAGGCGCGCGGCGCGGGGGTGGGGCGGGCCCTGACGATCGACCTGATCGAGTGGGCCCGGCGCAGCGGCTTCGCGGCGATCCAGTTCAACGCGGTCGTCGACGTGAACACGGCCGCGGTCCGGCTCTACGAGAGCTTGGGGTTCGTGACGCTCGGGACGGCGCCCGGCGCGTTCCGGCATCCGGACGCCGGGGCGGTGGGATTGCGGATCATGTGGCTCGACCTGCGGTGA
- a CDS encoding Sir2 family NAD-dependent protein deacetylase: MDGKLIDRIRGARRIAALTGAGISTASGIPDYRGPDGVWTRTPSAVNAFTLENFMADAEVRRQFWRAYEGHAAWRAEPNAAHRALAELDGAGVAVRVLTQNVDGLHQRAGLAARKVLELHGSMHTTRCTGCAAGFPTTEILAGGQADPACPRCGGILKLDVVLFGQLLDAEVISKARNIAAASGVFLAIGSSLQVEPAASLCTVAVRAGATLVVVNRDPTPYDDDADFVLRDDIEAVVPELCAAVSR, from the coding sequence ATGGACGGCAAGCTCATCGACCGGATCCGCGGCGCCCGGCGGATCGCCGCGCTGACCGGCGCGGGCATCTCCACCGCGTCCGGCATCCCCGACTACCGCGGGCCTGACGGCGTCTGGACGCGCACGCCGAGTGCCGTGAACGCCTTCACGCTCGAGAACTTCATGGCCGACGCCGAGGTGCGTCGGCAGTTCTGGCGCGCCTACGAGGGACACGCCGCCTGGCGCGCCGAGCCGAACGCGGCCCACCGCGCACTGGCGGAGCTCGACGGCGCCGGTGTCGCCGTGCGGGTGCTCACCCAGAACGTCGACGGCCTGCACCAGCGGGCCGGGCTCGCCGCGCGCAAGGTCCTCGAACTGCACGGCAGCATGCACACCACGCGGTGCACCGGGTGCGCGGCCGGGTTCCCGACCACGGAGATCCTCGCGGGCGGCCAGGCCGACCCCGCGTGCCCGCGCTGCGGCGGGATCCTCAAGCTCGACGTCGTCCTCTTCGGACAGTTGCTCGACGCCGAAGTCATCAGCAAGGCGAGGAACATCGCCGCGGCGAGCGGGGTCTTCCTGGCCATCGGCAGTTCGCTGCAGGTGGAACCGGCGGCGTCGCTGTGCACGGTGGCCGTGCGGGCCGGAGCGACGCTGGTCGTCGTCAACCGCGATCCGACCCCGTACGACGACGACGCCGACTTCGTGCTGCGGGACGACATCGAGGCCGTCGTGCCGGAACTCTGCGCCGCGGTGAGCCGGTGA
- a CDS encoding ferredoxin, which translates to MKVTVDPIGCRAHGLCADLLPELVRLDEWGYPVVAPGPVPAELVAEARRAAAACPALALKLRKDERR; encoded by the coding sequence ATGAAGGTGACAGTGGACCCGATCGGGTGCCGCGCGCACGGGCTGTGCGCGGACCTGCTGCCGGAGCTGGTGCGCCTCGACGAGTGGGGCTACCCGGTGGTGGCGCCGGGCCCGGTCCCGGCGGAACTGGTGGCGGAGGCCCGCCGGGCAGCCGCGGCGTGCCCGGCGCTGGCGCTGAAGCTGCGGAAGGACGAGCGGCGGTAA
- a CDS encoding serine/threonine protein kinase: MIFRRLPTAGPGYLAPVADEAGRTGRPPTEDEAEVTHGRYALGEFAITPRGALDDERPPDLLGGRYEVGRLIGSGGTARVYRAYDVRLGREVAVKIYDRDAVALDQRRRLREMTIQGSISHPGVVALLDSGTEHGRTYLVMQLVEGENLAERLLGGPMPAAEVTALADGLAEALAHVHARRIVHRDLKPANVFLSTDGPLIGDFGIAHALDATHITGTGLIPGTAAYLAPEQVSGEPAGPPADVYALGLILLECLTGRREYPGTMVEAAMARLTRPPRIPEDAPAALAYTLRRMTAREPADRPTAAKVLDMLHAPPPTLPWSRTHRSPRRRRRPAAAAGLPGAAGAASAADSVHDDATAVFSPARGELGVAGVLAAGGETAGDPGPARNEWSAAGALAADGESAGYPGPARGEWAAAGAGSPRTTRREPGAAGAGREVNSAAPPAHPPAYPQDERPRRRRLAVVAGLAAAAVAVVAAVVLADQGTGTVSPAQPPAGHSPAATSPSTPPAESGTSAPRPDASSPSGPGGSAAQPGTSEAASVEPAADTRETPSATGQPSNKGKPPKTDPPGKTRGKGPGHDS, from the coding sequence GTGATCTTCCGACGTTTGCCGACCGCGGGCCCGGGGTACCTGGCGCCCGTGGCCGACGAAGCCGGGAGAACGGGGCGCCCGCCGACTGAGGACGAGGCAGAGGTCACCCATGGCCGCTACGCGCTGGGGGAATTCGCCATCACCCCGCGCGGCGCCCTCGACGACGAGCGGCCGCCGGACCTGCTGGGCGGCCGCTACGAGGTCGGCAGGCTGATCGGCAGCGGCGGGACCGCCCGCGTGTACCGCGCCTACGACGTCCGGCTGGGCCGCGAGGTCGCCGTCAAGATCTACGACCGCGACGCGGTGGCGCTCGACCAGCGGCGCCGGCTGCGCGAGATGACGATCCAGGGCAGCATCAGCCACCCGGGCGTGGTGGCGCTGCTGGACAGCGGCACCGAGCACGGCCGGACGTACCTGGTGATGCAGCTGGTCGAGGGCGAGAACCTCGCCGAGCGCCTGCTGGGCGGCCCGATGCCCGCGGCGGAGGTGACGGCGCTGGCCGACGGGCTGGCCGAGGCGCTGGCGCACGTCCACGCGCGGCGCATCGTGCACCGCGACCTGAAGCCGGCCAACGTGTTCCTGTCCACCGACGGCCCGTTGATCGGCGACTTCGGCATCGCCCACGCGCTGGACGCCACGCACATCACCGGCACCGGCCTGATCCCGGGCACGGCGGCGTACCTGGCGCCGGAGCAGGTGTCGGGCGAGCCGGCGGGCCCGCCGGCGGACGTGTACGCGCTGGGGTTGATCCTGCTGGAGTGCTTGACGGGCCGGCGGGAGTACCCGGGCACCATGGTCGAGGCGGCCATGGCCCGGCTGACGAGACCACCCCGGATCCCGGAGGACGCACCGGCGGCGCTGGCCTACACGTTGCGGCGGATGACGGCCCGCGAGCCGGCCGACCGCCCGACGGCGGCGAAGGTGCTGGACATGCTGCACGCGCCCCCGCCGACGCTGCCGTGGAGCCGCACGCACCGCAGCCCGCGCCGGCGCCGCCGCCCGGCAGCGGCGGCCGGGCTGCCGGGCGCTGCGGGGGCTGCTTCGGCGGCGGACTCGGTGCACGACGACGCGACGGCGGTCTTCAGCCCGGCTCGCGGCGAGCTGGGCGTGGCCGGAGTACTCGCTGCCGGCGGCGAGACGGCCGGCGACCCCGGCCCGGCGCGAAACGAGTGGAGCGCTGCCGGAGCACTCGCCGCGGATGGTGAGAGTGCCGGCTACCCCGGTCCGGCGCGAGGCGAGTGGGCCGCCGCCGGAGCGGGGAGCCCGCGCACGACCCGACGCGAGCCGGGCGCTGCAGGAGCCGGCCGTGAGGTGAACTCCGCCGCTCCCCCGGCGCACCCTCCCGCTTACCCCCAGGACGAGCGGCCCAGGCGCCGTCGGCTGGCGGTGGTGGCCGGGCTGGCCGCGGCCGCCGTTGCCGTCGTGGCGGCCGTCGTGCTGGCCGACCAGGGCACCGGGACCGTCTCCCCCGCCCAGCCGCCGGCCGGGCACTCGCCGGCCGCGACCTCCCCGTCCACTCCGCCGGCCGAGTCCGGGACCTCAGCCCCGCGCCCCGACGCGAGCAGCCCCAGCGGTCCCGGCGGTTCCGCCGCGCAGCCGGGCACCAGCGAAGCGGCCTCGGTCGAGCCCGCCGCCGACACCCGCGAGACCCCGTCCGCGACCGGTCAGCCGTCGAACAAGGGCAAGCCCCCGAAGACCGACCCGCCCGGCAAGACCCGCGGCAAGGGTCCCGGTCACGACTCCTGA
- a CDS encoding SDR family NAD(P)-dependent oxidoreductase, whose product MTTAQHKIGSGFGATTTAAEAVAGVDLTGKLAVVTGGYSGIGLETTRALAGAGAHVVVPARRRETAEEALAGLADVEVDELDLGDLESVRAFAGRFLASGRRIDLLIANAGIMACPETRVGPGWEAQFATNHLGHFALVNRLWPAVAEGARVVSLSSRGHHYSPIRWDDVQFETGYEKWQAYGQAKTANVLFAVQLDRLGAEKGVHAFALHPGGIMTPLQRHLPREEMIERGWIDEEGNFLMQFKTPEQGAATTVWAATSPQLAGLGGLYLEDCDVAELAPEGAEGLAASGVRQYAVDRAEAERLWTLSAQLTGVDAFAGA is encoded by the coding sequence ATGACCACCGCACAGCACAAGATCGGTTCGGGCTTCGGCGCCACCACCACGGCCGCCGAAGCCGTCGCAGGCGTCGACCTCACCGGGAAGCTCGCCGTCGTGACCGGCGGGTACTCCGGGATCGGCCTCGAAACCACCCGCGCGCTGGCCGGCGCCGGCGCCCACGTCGTCGTCCCGGCCCGCCGCCGCGAGACCGCCGAGGAAGCGCTCGCCGGGTTGGCGGACGTCGAGGTCGACGAGCTCGACCTGGGTGACCTCGAGAGCGTCCGCGCGTTCGCCGGGCGCTTCCTGGCGTCCGGACGGCGGATCGACCTGCTCATCGCCAACGCCGGCATCATGGCCTGCCCCGAGACCCGCGTCGGGCCGGGCTGGGAGGCCCAGTTCGCCACCAACCACCTCGGCCACTTCGCGCTGGTCAACCGGCTGTGGCCGGCGGTCGCCGAGGGTGCGCGGGTGGTTTCGCTGTCCTCGCGCGGCCACCACTACTCGCCGATCCGCTGGGACGACGTCCAGTTCGAGACCGGCTACGAGAAGTGGCAGGCGTACGGGCAGGCCAAGACGGCGAACGTGCTCTTCGCCGTGCAGCTCGACCGGCTGGGCGCGGAGAAGGGCGTCCACGCGTTCGCGCTGCACCCGGGCGGCATCATGACGCCGCTGCAGCGGCACCTGCCGCGCGAGGAGATGATCGAACGCGGCTGGATCGACGAGGAAGGCAACTTCCTGATGCAGTTCAAGACGCCGGAGCAGGGCGCCGCGACGACGGTCTGGGCCGCGACCTCGCCGCAGCTGGCCGGCCTCGGCGGGCTGTACCTGGAGGACTGCGATGTCGCCGAGCTCGCGCCGGAGGGCGCCGAGGGTCTCGCCGCGTCCGGGGTCCGGCAGTACGCCGTCGACCGGGCGGAGGCCGAGCGCCTGTGGACGCTGTCGGCGCAGCTCACCGGCGTGGACGCGTTCGCAGGGGCCTGA